In Paenibacillus sp. BIC5C1, a genomic segment contains:
- the flgM gene encoding flagellar biosynthesis anti-sigma factor FlgM, with translation MKINEPNRIGAINSYQRNVESNQQADAKKSRRKDEVSISPEAMKMLEEQGRTQDAGRTQRIQELKEQVNSGTYQVDSQKLAEKLAPYFKNFPNQ, from the coding sequence ATGAAAATCAATGAACCAAATCGAATTGGTGCTATCAATTCCTATCAGAGAAACGTTGAATCCAATCAGCAGGCTGATGCCAAAAAGAGCCGCCGTAAGGACGAAGTATCCATTTCTCCGGAGGCGATGAAGATGCTTGAGGAACAAGGTCGTACACAGGACGCAGGCCGCACACAACGTATTCAGGAATTAAAGGAACAGGTGAATTCGGGAACTTATCAAGTAGACAGCCAGAAGCTTGCAGAGAAGCTCGCTCCATACTTTAAGAACTTCCCTAATCAATAG
- a CDS encoding TIGR03826 family flagellar region protein, translated as MNLGNCPRCGRLYALNFRDVCSNCIKEIEQEYQTCVDYLRENKGTNIQELSDATEISIKQITRFIREGRISIENAPNMMYPCEVCGTLIREGHMCDSCRSRLTKDLAGAAREVGQKDNNNIGGRAYNAVDKLRDS; from the coding sequence ATGAATCTGGGTAATTGTCCTCGCTGCGGCAGATTATATGCGTTGAATTTTCGGGATGTATGTTCGAACTGTATCAAAGAAATTGAGCAGGAATACCAGACATGCGTAGACTACCTACGTGAGAATAAGGGTACCAATATACAGGAATTATCTGATGCAACGGAGATTTCGATTAAGCAAATCACCCGCTTTATTCGGGAGGGTCGGATTTCCATCGAAAACGCCCCTAACATGATGTATCCTTGTGAAGTATGTGGAACGCTGATTCGTGAAGGACATATGTGTGATTCATGTCGAAGCCGCTTGACCAAAGATTTGGCAGGAGCAGCCCGTGAAGTAGGTCAGAAGGATAACAATAATATAGGCGGGCGAGCCTACAATGCTGTCGACAAACTGCGAGATTCATAG
- a CDS encoding ComF family protein, with amino-acid sequence MTYVPVSNERLAERGFNQAERLAAGLAAAVRLPVVDLLQRRINTTKQSFKTRGERIQTMQDAFAMQPDGLELMLDLYQANSQFAQKYMHSQPVNSYTIGEGASSNFKPTPQSWPIPPLRLLIVDDIYTTGSTLDACGLVILNAGSSINLPIEIYTLTLARS; translated from the coding sequence GTGACCTATGTCCCCGTCAGCAACGAACGCCTTGCCGAGCGCGGCTTCAACCAGGCCGAGCGGCTCGCAGCAGGACTTGCCGCAGCCGTCCGCCTGCCTGTGGTTGATCTGCTGCAGCGTCGAATCAACACCACCAAACAAAGCTTCAAAACACGTGGCGAGCGCATCCAGACGATGCAGGATGCTTTTGCCATGCAGCCGGATGGACTGGAGTTGATGCTTGACCTCTATCAAGCCAACTCTCAATTCGCGCAAAAGTATATGCATTCACAGCCGGTTAATTCATATACGATTGGAGAAGGAGCCTCTTCGAATTTCAAACCAACACCACAAAGCTGGCCAATTCCTCCCTTGCGATTGCTGATAGTTGATGATATCTACACAACGGGTAGTACACTGGATGCCTGCGGGCTGGTAATCTTGAACGCTGGATCTTCTATTAACCTTCCAATAGAGATTTACACGCTGACTTTGGCCAGATCCTAA
- a CDS encoding helicase-related protein, whose amino-acid sequence MKGGLYVCRVREEWKMVLSLDIGVDVAWWLEGVSGQRVLRWLLLRREVPLSQASWMVENFEVERGMDQWGGEHWQVYMRRKLGEYERASGELEARGEMAGKAGITAERGAEVGGMPESYPAGEWAQLEWGAALLAERLRGRQLLAAEAEALLADTAPQLASVWRAAAQLAHLRGRLSITAALEGPATRRQRLAWLGRAHSAPRCRRCGSFAGQRVPCAACGLAACAYCEACLALGRSRACALLLRSAAPGAMPRGASQRGTAVIPTEGELARWGLSPAQSAAAAAALAFLARPSAGDGPGRFLLWAVTGAGKTEMIFPLLQYILEHGGRALVATPRRDVVLELAPRLAKAFPDISLATLYGGSTERWKDAHLTLATTHQLMRFYQAFDLVIIDELDAFPYHNDPMLAHAAASSCKPDGHFVYLSATPPARLQREAAQGKLTHAKVPVRFHRFPLPVPRLLKMPTVAECIRKRELPATLKKSIQSSLLREAQVFVFVTRIAQIEAFVNLMRRMFPHIHIEGTSSQDPDRASKVIAFRERTIRLLVTTTILERGVTIPRSDVFILDADNGLFDEASLVQMAGRAGRSMDDPAGRVVFASSRRTRSQVKAVAQIQKMNNIAKRKGYLHPPTHQ is encoded by the coding sequence ATGAAGGGTGGTTTGTATGTGTGCAGAGTTAGAGAAGAGTGGAAGATGGTGTTGTCACTGGATATCGGAGTGGATGTGGCATGGTGGCTTGAGGGGGTGAGCGGACAGCGGGTGCTGCGATGGTTGCTGTTACGCAGGGAGGTGCCTTTAAGTCAGGCCTCATGGATGGTAGAGAATTTTGAGGTGGAGCGAGGAATGGATCAGTGGGGAGGGGAGCATTGGCAGGTGTATATGCGACGCAAACTGGGAGAGTATGAGCGGGCTTCCGGGGAACTGGAGGCTAGGGGAGAGATGGCGGGCAAAGCGGGGATTACTGCGGAAAGAGGTGCGGAGGTGGGCGGGATGCCAGAGTCGTATCCCGCCGGGGAGTGGGCTCAGCTGGAGTGGGGCGCGGCCCTGCTGGCTGAGCGGCTTCGCGGCCGCCAATTGCTGGCGGCCGAGGCAGAGGCGCTGCTGGCGGACACGGCGCCGCAGCTTGCCTCGGTTTGGCGCGCGGCTGCGCAGCTCGCGCACCTGCGTGGGCGGCTGAGCATAACAGCCGCCCTGGAAGGGCCTGCCACGCGGCGGCAACGCCTCGCGTGGCTTGGTCGCGCGCATAGCGCGCCCCGCTGCCGCCGATGCGGCAGCTTTGCCGGGCAGCGCGTGCCCTGCGCTGCCTGCGGCCTGGCGGCGTGCGCATACTGCGAGGCTTGCCTCGCGCTGGGGCGCAGCCGTGCCTGTGCGCTGCTGCTGCGCAGCGCAGCGCCAGGGGCCATGCCACGCGGTGCATCGCAGCGTGGCACGGCCGTTATCCCCACCGAGGGCGAACTTGCCCGGTGGGGGCTTAGCCCTGCGCAGAGCGCGGCGGCTGCCGCGGCGCTGGCGTTTTTGGCCCGGCCATCCGCAGGGGATGGGCCGGGGCGGTTTTTGCTGTGGGCCGTAACCGGGGCCGGCAAGACGGAAATGATTTTCCCACTGCTCCAATACATATTAGAGCACGGTGGACGAGCGCTTGTTGCTACGCCGCGCCGGGATGTCGTGCTGGAGCTTGCTCCTCGTTTGGCAAAGGCATTCCCTGACATCTCGCTCGCTACGCTATACGGAGGCAGCACCGAGCGCTGGAAAGACGCACATCTCACACTCGCGACCACGCACCAACTGATGCGTTTTTACCAGGCATTCGATCTAGTCATTATCGACGAACTCGATGCATTTCCCTACCATAATGATCCCATGCTCGCTCATGCGGCGGCGTCTTCGTGCAAGCCTGATGGCCATTTTGTGTACCTGTCCGCTACGCCACCAGCTAGACTACAGCGGGAGGCAGCGCAAGGAAAACTCACTCACGCCAAAGTTCCAGTCCGCTTCCATCGCTTTCCTTTACCCGTACCACGTCTATTGAAAATGCCCACCGTCGCCGAGTGTATTCGTAAGCGAGAGCTGCCCGCCACACTAAAAAAGAGCATTCAATCCTCCTTGCTACGGGAAGCTCAGGTATTTGTTTTTGTGACACGGATCGCTCAGATTGAGGCATTTGTAAATCTCATGCGTCGCATGTTTCCACACATTCATATCGAAGGAACATCATCCCAAGATCCGGATCGTGCGAGCAAGGTTATTGCTTTTCGTGAACGGACCATACGCTTGCTCGTGACCACTACTATCTTGGAGCGAGGCGTCACCATTCCACGTAGCGATGTATTTATTTTGGATGCGGACAATGGCCTCTTTGACGAAGCTTCTCTGGTACAGATGGCGGGCAGAGCAGGTCGCTCCATGGATGATCCGGCAGGAAGAGTCGTCTTCGCATCATCCCGCCGTACGCGTTCCCAAGTGAAAGCGGTGGCCCAGATCCAAAAGATGAACAACATCGCAAAACGAAAAGGCTACCTTCACCCGCCAACTCACCAATAG
- a CDS encoding response regulator transcription factor, with the protein MENRDTGKTSIKVLLADDHQLFREGLKRILNMEDDIEVIGECGDGIQVLEFCNQDKPDIVLMDINMPVENGVEATEKLRELFPDVKVIILSIHDDESYVFETLRKGANGYLLKDMEAESLINAIRSVHEGHAFIHPKVTGKLIMQLRRMTYLNETGAMSEGASKEAGVKFVAGDNNPLTRREAEVLRLMAEGKSNKMIGEFLFISEKTVKNHVSSILQKMEVDDRTQAVINSIKYGWVTL; encoded by the coding sequence ATGGAAAACCGTGATACTGGCAAGACATCGATTAAAGTTCTTTTGGCTGATGATCATCAGCTGTTCCGTGAAGGTCTGAAACGCATTTTAAATATGGAGGACGACATTGAGGTCATCGGCGAATGCGGCGATGGGATTCAGGTGCTCGAATTCTGTAATCAGGATAAACCGGACATCGTCTTGATGGACATCAACATGCCTGTGGAAAACGGGGTTGAAGCGACGGAGAAATTGCGTGAGCTGTTCCCGGATGTCAAAGTCATTATCTTGTCTATTCATGATGATGAGAGTTATGTGTTCGAGACGCTGCGTAAAGGTGCTAATGGCTACCTGCTGAAAGATATGGAGGCCGAGTCCCTGATCAATGCGATTCGTTCCGTTCATGAAGGGCATGCATTCATCCACCCTAAAGTAACTGGCAAACTGATCATGCAGTTGCGTCGGATGACGTACCTTAATGAGACAGGGGCAATGAGCGAAGGAGCTTCCAAGGAAGCAGGCGTTAAATTTGTCGCTGGCGACAATAATCCGCTTACTCGTCGTGAGGCTGAAGTTCTGCGTCTGATGGCTGAAGGTAAGAGCAATAAAATGATTGGTGAGTTCCTGTTCATCAGTGAGAAAACAGTAAAAAACCATGTCAGCAGTATTCTGCAGAAGATGGAAGTGGACGATCGTACACAAGCGGTTATCAACTCGATCAAATATGGTTGGGTTACCCTTTAA